One window from the genome of Nicotiana tomentosiformis chromosome 5, ASM39032v3, whole genome shotgun sequence encodes:
- the LOC104105115 gene encoding leucine aminopeptidase-like has product MAPIDPHSFTDSAHPLTTHISLTLFFDFPSSTISSATLLSLPTPYIGPLTLDTRSLSISSVLDPLSLSPLPFSLSSPDPILGQSLSVSLSNQTQILILSKTSPSSSALQWLSPPQTFNKTHPFVYTQCQSIHARSIFPCQDTPAARVKYAAKLNIPRQLSAVMAARHVERRDPLPSEAQGVCDDSVWCGDDRVVEEFVMEQPIPPYLFAFAVGELGFREVGPRTRVYAEAVNEVLDAAAKEFAGTEEMIQVGEKLFGPYDWERFDLLVLPPSFPYGGMENPRMVFLTPTVIKGDASGAQVVAHELAHSWTGNLITNKNNDHFWLNEGFTTYAERRIVEAVQGEDIAALNIGIGWGGLVEEMERFKDNVEFTKLKTNQAGVDPDDVYSRVPYEKGFQFLWRIERQIGRSAFDDFLKKYIATFKFQSIDTDMFLNFLKANVPGIENEIDLKLWTEGTGIPPDAMEPVSNIYSKIVSLANEFKLVGRMPRDDEVADWKGQEWELYLENLPKSVEASQVTALDARYHLSESKDYEVRVAFLQLAISARCRDYYGEVEKTLKEVGRMKYLRPLYTALVQGAGKEEEKVFARRVFTEACDCYHPIAQGVAEAILAKHA; this is encoded by the exons ATGGCGCCCATTGACCCACATTCCTTCACCGATTCAGCACACCCACTCACTACCCATATCTCCCTCACTCTCTTCTTCGATTTCCCATCTTCCACCATTTCCTCTGCCACCCTTCTCTCCCTCCCCACCCCTTACATCGGACCCCTCACTCTCGACACTCGCTCTCTCTCTATCTCCTCTGTGCTTGACCCACTTTCCCTTTCCCCACTTCCTTTCTCCCTCTCTTCGCCAGACCCAATTCTTGGACAATCACTATCCGTTTCCCTTTCTAACCAAACCCAAATCTTGATTCTATCCAAAACCAGCCCTTCCAGTTCTGCCCTTCAGTGGCTTTCCCCTCCTCAGACATTCAACAAGACTCACCCTTTTGTGTACACTCAATGTCAGTCTATTCACGCCCGTTCGATTTTTCCTTGTCAAGACACACCCGCTGCGCGTGTCAAGTACGCTGCGAAGTTGAACATCCCCCGCCAGTTATCGGCTGTTATGGCTGCCAGGCACGTGGAGAGGCGGGACCCACTGCCCTCCGAGGCGCAAGGGGTCTGTGATGATTCAGTGTGGTGCGGGGATGATAGGGTGGTGGAGGAATTCGTGATGGAACAGCCTATTCCTCCCTATTTGTTTGCATTTGCTGTGGGAGAGTTGGGGTTCAGGGAGGTGGGACCCAGGACAAGGGTGTATGCTGAGGCTGTTAATGAGGTATTGGATGCTGCTGCTAAGGAGTTTGCTGGTACGGAAGAGATGATTCAAGTTGGGGAGAAGCTTTTTGGACCTTATGATTGGGAAAGGTTTGATCTTTTGGTGCTGCCTCCGAGTTTCCCTTATGGCGGAATGGAGAATCCGAGGATGGTTTTCTTGACGCCCACTGTGATTAAGGGGGACGCCAGTGGAGCGCAGGTGGTGGCTCATGAGCTTGCTCATAGCTGGACAGGGAACTTGATCACGAACAAGAACAACGATCACTTTTGGTTGAATGAG GGTTTCACAACATATGCAGAGCGAAGAATTGTTGAGGCTGTGCAAGGCGAGGACATAGCTGCACTAAATATTGGAATTGGATGGGGGGGACTTGTTGAGGAAATGGAGAGATTCAAGGATAACGTGGAGTTTACAAAGCTAAAAACAAATCAGGCAGGCGTGGACCCAGATGATGTTTATTCTCGGGTTCCATATGAAAAAGGCTTCCAGTTTTTATGGCGCATTGAGAGACAG ATTGGAAGATCTGCCTTTGATGACTTTCTGAAGAAATATATTGCTACTTTCAAGTTTCAATCTATTGACACTGATATGTTTCTCAATTTCCTTAAAGCTAATGTCCCTGGAATAGAGAATGAGATTGATTTGAAACTTTGGACCGAGGGCACAGGGATCCCGCCAGATGCCATGGAACCAGTTTCTAACATCTATTCAAAGATTGTTTCACTTGCTAATGAGTTCAAGCTAGTAGGTAGGATGCCAAGAGATGATGAAGTTGCTGACTGGAAGGGACAAGAATGGGAGCTTTACCTCGAGAACCTGCCTAAATCAGTCGAAGCATCTCAG GTGACAGCTTTAGATGCTCGCTACCATCTTTCAGAATCAAAAGATTATGAGGTGAGGGTAGCTTTTCTTCAGCTGGCCATTTCAGCAAGATGCAGAGACTACTACGGTGAGGTGGAAAAAACACTGAAGGAAGTAGGTAGGATGAAGTACCTTCGTCCACTATATACTGCACTTGTTCAAGGTGCCggaaaggaagaagaaaaagttTTTGCTAGAAGGGTATTCACAGAGGCTTGTGATTGTTATCACCCCATAGCTCAAGGTGTTGCTGAGGCTATCCTTGCAAAGCATGCCTGA